In Pseudomonas sp. R76, one genomic interval encodes:
- a CDS encoding response regulator: MRVLLVEDHLQLAESVAQALKSTGLTVDVLHDGVAADLALNSEEYAVVILDVGLPRMDGFEVLARLRARGKNLPVLMLTARSDVKDRVHGLNLGADDYLAKPFELTELEARVKALLRRSVLGGERQQACGVLVYDLDTRRFTVGGELLTLTSREQAVLEALIARPGRVMSKEQLASQVFGLDEEASPDAIEIYVHRLRKKLDGQPIAIVTFRGLGYLLEARDA; encoded by the coding sequence ATGCGTGTCCTTCTGGTTGAAGACCATTTGCAACTCGCCGAAAGTGTCGCCCAGGCGCTCAAGAGCACGGGTTTGACCGTCGACGTGCTGCACGATGGCGTGGCCGCGGACCTGGCCTTGAACAGCGAGGAATATGCGGTGGTGATCCTCGATGTCGGGCTGCCACGCATGGATGGTTTCGAGGTATTGGCGCGTCTGCGGGCGCGTGGGAAAAATCTGCCTGTGTTGATGCTCACCGCGCGCAGTGATGTGAAGGACCGCGTGCATGGCTTGAACCTTGGTGCCGACGACTACCTGGCCAAGCCGTTCGAGTTGACCGAGTTGGAAGCGCGGGTCAAGGCGTTGCTGCGCCGCAGTGTGTTGGGCGGCGAGCGCCAGCAGGCGTGCGGTGTGCTGGTCTATGACCTGGATACTCGGCGGTTCACGGTAGGCGGCGAACTGCTGACGCTGACCTCTCGCGAGCAAGCGGTGCTTGAAGCGCTGATCGCCCGTCCTGGCCGGGTAATGAGCAAAGAGCAGCTTGCCTCTCAAGTATTTGGCCTGGATGAAGAGGCCAGCCCCGATGCGATTGAAATCTACGTGCACCGCCTGCGTAAGAAACTCGACGGCCAGCCCATCGCCATTGTGACCTTCCGCGGCCTCGGCTATTTACTGGAAGCCCGCGATGCATAA
- a CDS encoding enoyl-CoA hydratase/isomerase family protein, with protein sequence MNLHFEELTGSDGARLGIASLDAEKSLNALSLPMILALSERLDSWAKDPNIACVLLRGNGAKAFCAGGEVRSLAQACREHPGEVPALAAQFFAAEYRLDYRLHTYPKPLICWGHGYVLGGGMGLLQSAAVRIVTPSSRLAMPEISIGLYPDVGASWFLSRLPGKLGVFLGLTGAHINGRDALDLGLADRFLRDDQQDELIEGLLQLNWQEQTAMQLNSLLKALAQEAVGQQPEAQWLPRRAQIDEWLDVGDVRCAWRALSPLRDHADPLFSRAGKTLSEGCPLTAHLVWEQIQRARHLSLAQVFQMEYTLSLNCCRHPEFAEGVRARLIDKDQTPHWHWPDINAIPQAVIEAHFHKAWEGRHPLADLSDV encoded by the coding sequence ATGAACCTGCACTTCGAAGAGCTGACCGGCAGCGACGGTGCCCGCCTTGGCATCGCCAGCCTGGACGCTGAAAAGTCCCTCAACGCACTCTCCTTGCCGATGATCCTGGCCCTGAGCGAACGCCTGGATAGCTGGGCCAAAGATCCGAACATCGCCTGCGTGCTGCTGCGCGGCAACGGCGCAAAAGCCTTTTGCGCTGGCGGCGAAGTGCGCAGCCTGGCCCAGGCCTGCCGTGAACACCCCGGCGAGGTGCCCGCCCTGGCCGCACAGTTCTTTGCCGCTGAATACCGCCTCGACTATCGCCTGCACACCTATCCCAAACCACTGATCTGCTGGGGCCATGGCTACGTGCTGGGCGGTGGCATGGGCCTGCTGCAAAGCGCAGCGGTGCGCATCGTCACACCGAGCAGCCGCTTGGCGATGCCCGAGATCAGCATCGGCTTGTACCCGGATGTGGGCGCCAGTTGGTTCCTGTCGCGTCTGCCGGGCAAGCTGGGGGTGTTCCTGGGCCTCACCGGCGCGCATATCAACGGTCGCGATGCCCTGGACCTGGGTTTGGCCGACCGCTTCCTGCGCGATGACCAACAGGACGAACTGATTGAAGGCCTGCTGCAACTGAACTGGCAGGAACAAACCGCGATGCAGCTCAACAGCCTGCTCAAGGCGCTGGCCCAGGAAGCCGTCGGCCAGCAACCCGAGGCGCAATGGCTACCGCGCCGTGCGCAGATCGATGAATGGTTGGATGTGGGCGATGTGCGTTGCGCCTGGCGGGCCTTGAGCCCCTTGCGCGACCACGCCGACCCGCTGTTCAGTCGCGCCGGCAAAACCCTCAGCGAAGGTTGCCCGCTCACCGCGCACCTGGTGTGGGAGCAGATCCAGCGAGCGCGGCACCTGTCCTTGGCCCAGGTGTTCCAGATGGAATACACCTTGAGCCTGAACTGCTGCCGTCACCCGGAATTTGCCGAAGGCGTGCGCGCGCGGTTGATCGACAAGGACCAGACGCCGCATTGGCACTGGCCGGACATCAATGCGATCCCACAAGCCGTGATAGAAGCGCACTTCCACAAAGCCTGGGAAGGCCGCCATCCGCTGGCGGATTTGTCCGACGTCTAA
- a CDS encoding AbrB family transcriptional regulator, producing MSEVTFKQWWATPLVGLAGGYLASLVGWPLPYMVGSLLAIILVRCLTPWQLAEIPGGRKCGQWVVGIGIGLHFTPVVIEQVMSHFGLIFFGALVTSLSSIVGVWLMRRSGEDRATAFFSSMPGGSGEMVNLGARNGAVLSRVAAGQSLRVLVVVLCVPAIFKYVLEGGAPQFHPATVSWAWLALLFPLGALVAWGWQRLRQPNPWLFGPLLVSATASVVWDLHIGLPDGGSQIGQWLIGSGLGCHFNRQFFRRAPSFMARTLLGTALTMALATLAAVGLSALTHLDLRSLTLGMMPGGIAEMSLTAETLQLSVPLVTAMQVMRLLFVLFLAEPLFRHWNRQPEKI from the coding sequence ATGTCTGAGGTCACCTTTAAACAATGGTGGGCAACACCGCTGGTCGGCCTGGCCGGCGGTTACCTGGCCAGCCTCGTCGGCTGGCCATTGCCGTACATGGTCGGCTCGTTGCTGGCGATCATTCTGGTGCGCTGCCTCACGCCGTGGCAGTTGGCCGAGATTCCCGGCGGGCGCAAATGCGGCCAATGGGTGGTGGGCATCGGCATCGGGTTGCACTTCACCCCGGTGGTGATCGAGCAGGTGATGAGCCACTTTGGCCTGATCTTTTTCGGCGCGCTGGTCACCAGCCTGTCGAGCATTGTCGGCGTGTGGTTGATGCGCCGCAGTGGGGAAGACCGCGCCACCGCATTCTTCTCGAGCATGCCGGGCGGTTCCGGTGAGATGGTCAACCTCGGCGCGCGCAATGGCGCGGTGCTCAGCCGTGTCGCGGCCGGGCAGAGTCTGCGTGTGCTGGTGGTGGTGTTGTGTGTGCCGGCGATCTTCAAGTACGTGCTGGAAGGCGGCGCGCCGCAGTTTCATCCGGCAACGGTGAGCTGGGCGTGGCTGGCGCTGCTGTTTCCGCTTGGGGCGCTGGTGGCCTGGGGCTGGCAGCGTTTGCGTCAGCCCAACCCGTGGCTGTTCGGCCCGCTGTTGGTCAGTGCGACCGCCAGTGTTGTGTGGGATTTGCACATCGGCCTGCCCGATGGCGGCAGCCAGATCGGCCAATGGCTGATCGGCAGCGGGTTGGGCTGCCACTTCAACCGTCAGTTCTTTCGCCGGGCACCGTCGTTCATGGCGCGTACGCTGCTAGGCACGGCGTTGACCATGGCGCTGGCGACGTTGGCGGCGGTGGGCTTGAGTGCATTGACACATCTGGACTTGCGCTCACTCACCCTGGGCATGATGCCGGGCGGTATTGCTGAAATGAGCCTGACGGCCGAAACCCTGCAACTGTCGGTGCCGTTGGTGACGGCGATGCAGGTGATGCGCTTGTTGTTTGTGCTGTTTCTGGCGGAGCCGTTGTTCCGGCACTGGAACCGTCAGCCGGAAAAAATCTAA
- a CDS encoding tripartite tricarboxylate transporter TctB family protein codes for MLLQRIFAAVLLLACAGLALMAWPYQASFSYEPVGPRAYPLLMLGLMSLALIYMLFRPQATKHTEEEPPLDRDTLVKIGVCVVLLLVFAGTFESLGFILSSMLIGIPMARLYGGRWLPGAVIITLMSVGLYLLFDKAMDVPLPLGLLDVLEN; via the coding sequence ATGCTCTTACAACGCATTTTCGCCGCCGTATTGCTGCTGGCCTGCGCCGGCCTGGCACTGATGGCCTGGCCATATCAGGCGTCGTTTTCCTACGAGCCGGTAGGCCCACGGGCCTACCCGCTGCTGATGCTCGGGCTGATGAGCCTGGCACTGATCTACATGCTGTTTCGTCCACAAGCCACCAAACATACTGAAGAAGAGCCACCACTGGACCGCGATACGCTGGTCAAGATTGGCGTCTGCGTCGTCCTGCTGCTGGTGTTCGCCGGCACGTTCGAATCCCTGGGTTTCATTCTTAGCAGCATGTTGATCGGTATTCCGATGGCGCGGCTGTACGGCGGCCGCTGGTTGCCGGGTGCGGTGATTATCACCTTGATGAGCGTCGGGCTTTATCTGCTGTTTGATAAAGCCATGGACGTACCGTTGCCCCTCGGACTGCTCGACGTTCTGGAGAACTGA
- a CDS encoding sensor histidine kinase — protein sequence MHKPSSLRWRLLWNLALLLVVLMLASGMSAYWNGREAADTAYDRTLLASARTIAAGLTQVDGTLSANVPYVALDTFAYDSAGRIYYQVNDIDQKLISGYENLPGPPPGTPRTDDYPALARFYNATYQGQHVRVVSLLKAVSEPNMNGMAEIRVAETDEARESMARSLLADTLLRLGMLAVGALLLVWFAVSAALRPLERLRTAVEERQPDDLRPLPLVEVQHEFGPLVRSLNHFTERLRGQFERQAQFIADAAHELRTPLAALKARLALGLRSEDPATWRSTLETAAQGTDRLTHLANQLLSLARIENGARAIAEGGAQLLDLSQLARELGMAMAPLAHARGVALALEADEPVWLRGEPTLLNELLSNLVDNALAHTPPGGNVILRVMAPAILEVEDDGPGIPLDERDRVFERFYRRSQQGMGSGLGLAIVGEICRAHLAQISLHDGDLAGLKVRVSFIAG from the coding sequence ATGCATAAGCCCAGCAGCCTGCGCTGGCGCCTGCTGTGGAACCTGGCGCTGTTGCTGGTGGTGTTGATGCTCGCCAGTGGCATGAGCGCCTACTGGAATGGCCGCGAAGCCGCCGACACTGCCTATGACCGCACGTTGTTGGCGTCGGCGCGCACCATCGCGGCCGGCTTGACCCAGGTAGATGGCACCTTGAGTGCCAATGTGCCTTATGTGGCGTTGGACACCTTTGCCTACGACAGCGCCGGGCGTATTTATTATCAGGTCAATGACATCGATCAAAAGCTGATATCCGGCTACGAAAACCTTCCTGGCCCGCCGCCCGGCACGCCCCGCACCGATGATTACCCGGCGTTGGCAAGGTTCTACAACGCGACTTACCAGGGCCAGCATGTGCGCGTGGTCAGCCTGCTCAAGGCGGTCTCCGAACCGAACATGAATGGCATGGCGGAAATTCGCGTTGCCGAAACCGATGAAGCCCGCGAAAGCATGGCCCGTAGCCTGCTGGCCGACACGTTGTTGCGCCTTGGGATGTTGGCGGTCGGTGCATTGTTGCTGGTGTGGTTTGCCGTGAGCGCCGCGCTGCGCCCATTGGAGCGCCTGCGCACGGCGGTGGAAGAGCGCCAGCCCGACGACTTGCGGCCATTGCCGCTGGTGGAGGTGCAGCATGAGTTCGGCCCGCTGGTGCGTTCCCTCAATCACTTTACCGAGCGCCTGCGTGGCCAATTCGAGCGCCAGGCGCAGTTTATCGCCGACGCCGCCCACGAACTGCGCACCCCGCTGGCGGCGCTCAAGGCGCGCTTGGCGTTGGGCTTGCGCAGTGAAGACCCGGCAACATGGCGCAGCACGCTGGAAACCGCCGCGCAGGGCACCGATCGCCTGACTCACCTGGCCAATCAATTGCTCTCGCTGGCACGCATCGAAAACGGCGCGCGGGCGATTGCCGAAGGCGGCGCGCAATTGCTTGACCTCAGCCAGTTGGCCCGCGAGTTGGGCATGGCCATGGCGCCGCTGGCCCATGCGCGTGGTGTGGCGCTGGCGTTGGAGGCGGATGAGCCGGTGTGGTTGCGCGGCGAGCCGACGTTGTTGAACGAGTTGCTGAGTAACTTGGTGGATAACGCACTGGCCCACACACCACCGGGTGGCAATGTGATTTTACGGGTTATGGCGCCAGCCATCCTGGAAGTGGAAGACGATGGCCCGGGCATCCCGCTGGATGAGCGGGACCGAGTGTTTGAGCGTTTTTACCGCCGTAGCCAGCAGGGCATGGGCTCAGGCCTGGGGCTGGCGATTGTCGGTGAGATCTGCCGCGCGCATCTGGCGCAGATCAGCCTGCATGATGGTGATTTGGCGGGGTTGAAGGTGCGGGTGAGTTTTATCGCTGGGTGA
- a CDS encoding tripartite tricarboxylate transporter permease yields the protein MDTFSYLGQGFGVALTPYNLVTALCGTLIGTVVGLLPGLGPINGVALLIPIAFALGLPPESALILLAAVYLGCEYGGRISSILLNIPGEASTVMTTLDGYPMARKGLAGVALSLSAWSSFIGAFIATCGMVLFAPLLAKWAIAFGPAEYFVLMVFAIVCLGGMAGDKPLKTFVAALIGLFLSAVGIDANSGVYRFTGDNIHLTDGIQFVVLVLGLFSISEILLLLEKTHRGQEAVKATGRMMFNLKEASAVFVVNIRCGLLGFIMGVLPGAGATLASAVAYMTEKRLAGASGKFGQGDMRGLAAPETAIGASACGALVPMLTLGVPGSGTTAVMIGALSLYNITPGPLLFQQQPDIVWGLIASLFIANIMLVILNIPMIRIFTRILAVPNWALVPVIAIITAIGVYAVHATTFDLFLMVGIGIFGYILRKLDFPLSPVLLGFILGGLMEQNLRRALSISNGALEILWSSPITFGVWVLTAIMLFVPVLRIWRKRAQQRRALADV from the coding sequence ATGGATACTTTCAGCTACTTGGGCCAGGGCTTCGGCGTTGCACTGACCCCTTACAACCTGGTGACCGCACTGTGCGGCACCCTGATCGGTACCGTGGTCGGCCTGTTGCCGGGCCTGGGCCCGATCAACGGCGTGGCGCTGTTGATCCCTATCGCGTTCGCCCTGGGCCTGCCGCCCGAGTCGGCCTTGATCCTGCTCGCCGCCGTGTACCTGGGCTGCGAATACGGCGGGCGTATCAGCTCGATCCTGTTGAACATCCCCGGTGAAGCCTCCACCGTAATGACCACCCTCGACGGCTACCCGATGGCCCGCAAAGGCTTGGCCGGTGTGGCGCTGTCGTTGTCGGCGTGGAGCTCATTCATCGGTGCGTTTATCGCCACCTGCGGCATGGTGCTGTTTGCCCCACTGCTGGCCAAGTGGGCGATTGCCTTCGGCCCGGCGGAATATTTCGTCCTGATGGTGTTCGCGATTGTCTGCCTCGGCGGTATGGCCGGTGACAAACCGCTGAAGACCTTTGTCGCAGCGCTGATCGGTCTGTTCCTGTCAGCGGTCGGCATCGATGCCAACAGCGGCGTGTACCGCTTTACCGGCGACAACATCCACCTCACCGACGGCATTCAGTTTGTCGTCTTGGTGCTGGGCCTGTTCTCCATCAGCGAAATCCTGCTGCTGCTGGAAAAAACCCACCGTGGCCAGGAAGCGGTAAAAGCTACCGGACGCATGATGTTCAACCTGAAGGAAGCGTCCGCGGTTTTCGTGGTCAACATCCGCTGCGGCCTGTTGGGTTTCATCATGGGCGTGTTGCCGGGTGCCGGCGCCACACTCGCTTCGGCGGTTGCCTACATGACCGAGAAACGCCTGGCCGGCGCCAGCGGTAAATTCGGCCAGGGCGACATGCGTGGCCTGGCCGCGCCGGAAACCGCCATCGGCGCTTCCGCCTGCGGCGCCCTGGTGCCGATGCTGACCCTCGGCGTACCCGGTTCGGGTACCACAGCGGTGATGATCGGCGCCCTGTCGCTGTACAACATCACGCCTGGCCCGCTGCTGTTCCAACAGCAACCGGACATCGTCTGGGGCCTGATCGCCTCGTTGTTTATCGCCAACATCATGCTGGTGATCCTCAACATTCCGATGATCCGTATCTTCACGCGCATCCTCGCCGTGCCGAACTGGGCGCTGGTGCCGGTGATCGCGATCATCACCGCGATTGGTGTGTACGCGGTTCACGCCACCACCTTCGACCTGTTCCTGATGGTCGGCATCGGCATCTTCGGTTACATCCTGCGCAAGTTGGACTTCCCGCTGTCGCCCGTGCTGCTGGGCTTTATCCTCGGTGGTCTGATGGAACAGAACCTGCGCCGCGCGCTGTCGATCTCCAACGGTGCGCTGGAGATCCTGTGGTCGAGCCCGATCACCTTTGGTGTCTGGGTACTGACCGCGATCATGCTATTTGTGCCGGTGCTGCGTATCTGGCGCAAACGCGCACAACAGCGTCGTGCCCTGGCCGATGTCTGA
- the ung gene encoding uracil-DNA glycosylase has protein sequence MTEGDRIKLEPSWKHALRDEFDKPYMAELREFLRQEHAAGKEIYPPGPLIFNALNSTPLDKVKVVILGQDPYHGPGQAHGLCFSVQPGVPTPPSLVNIYKELKRDLNIDIPNHGCLQSWADQGVLMLNTTMTVERANANAHAGKGWQFFTDRIIEVVSEHQPHLVFLLWGAHAQGKQKLVDATKHLVLTSVHPSPLSAYRGFLGCGHFSRTNKFLEQNGETPIEWRLPPL, from the coding sequence ATGACCGAAGGCGACCGTATCAAACTCGAACCCAGCTGGAAACACGCCCTGCGGGACGAGTTCGACAAGCCCTACATGGCTGAGCTGCGCGAGTTCCTGCGCCAGGAACACGCCGCCGGCAAAGAGATTTACCCGCCTGGCCCGCTGATTTTCAATGCACTCAACTCAACGCCGTTGGACAAGGTCAAGGTGGTGATCCTTGGCCAGGACCCGTACCACGGCCCGGGCCAGGCCCACGGTTTGTGCTTCTCGGTGCAACCGGGCGTGCCGACGCCGCCCTCCCTGGTGAATATTTACAAAGAGCTCAAGCGCGACTTGAACATCGACATCCCCAACCACGGTTGCCTGCAAAGCTGGGCCGACCAGGGCGTGTTGATGCTCAACACCACCATGACTGTGGAGCGCGCGAATGCCAACGCGCACGCGGGCAAGGGCTGGCAGTTCTTTACTGATCGGATCATCGAAGTGGTCAGCGAGCATCAACCGCACTTGGTGTTTTTGCTGTGGGGTGCCCATGCGCAAGGCAAGCAAAAGCTGGTGGATGCGACCAAGCACCTGGTGCTGACGTCGGTGCACCCCTCGCCACTGTCGGCGTATCGCGGGTTCCTGGGCTGCGGGCATTTCAGCCGCACCAACAAGTTTCTTGAGCAGAATGGCGAGACGCCGATTGAGTGGCGGTTGCCGCCACTCTAA
- a CDS encoding Bug family tripartite tricarboxylate transporter substrate binding protein, with protein MTYSLRKLALAAGCMLFAGQLLAADEPKRPECIAPASPGGGFDLTCKLAQSALVNEKLLSKPMRVTYMPGGVGAVAYNAVVAQRPADAGTLVAWSSGSLLNLAQGKFGRFDENAVRWLAAVGTSYGAIAVKSDSPYKNLDDLVKALKKDPGSVVIGSGGTVGSQDWMQTALIAKAAGINPRELRYVALEGGGEIATALLGGHIQVGSTDISDSMPHILSGDMRLLAVFAEERLDEPEMKNIPTAKEQGYDIVWPVVRGFYLGPKVSDADYAWWKDAFDKLLASEDFAKLRDQRELFPFALTGPELDTYVKKQVADYKVLAKEFGLIQ; from the coding sequence ATGACCTATTCACTGCGTAAATTGGCCCTCGCGGCCGGCTGCATGCTGTTCGCCGGCCAACTGCTGGCCGCCGACGAACCCAAGCGCCCGGAATGCATCGCCCCGGCCTCGCCTGGCGGTGGTTTCGACCTGACCTGCAAACTGGCGCAAAGCGCGCTGGTCAACGAGAAGCTGCTGAGCAAGCCGATGCGCGTAACCTACATGCCCGGTGGCGTGGGCGCGGTGGCGTACAACGCAGTGGTGGCTCAACGCCCGGCAGACGCTGGCACGCTGGTGGCGTGGTCCAGTGGTTCGCTGTTGAACCTGGCCCAAGGCAAGTTTGGCCGCTTCGATGAAAACGCCGTGCGCTGGCTCGCCGCCGTCGGCACCAGCTACGGCGCTATCGCGGTGAAAAGCGATTCGCCCTACAAAAACCTCGACGATCTGGTTAAGGCCCTGAAGAAAGATCCGGGCAGCGTCGTGATCGGTTCCGGCGGCACCGTCGGCAGCCAGGACTGGATGCAAACCGCGCTGATCGCCAAGGCCGCCGGCATCAACCCGCGCGAGCTGCGTTATGTCGCCCTCGAAGGCGGCGGTGAAATCGCCACGGCTCTGCTCGGCGGCCACATCCAGGTCGGCAGTACCGACATCTCCGACTCCATGCCGCATATCCTCAGCGGTGACATGCGCCTGCTCGCCGTCTTCGCTGAAGAGCGCCTGGACGAGCCGGAAATGAAGAACATTCCGACCGCCAAAGAGCAAGGCTACGACATTGTCTGGCCGGTGGTTCGTGGCTTCTACCTCGGGCCAAAAGTCAGCGATGCCGACTACGCGTGGTGGAAAGACGCGTTCGACAAACTGCTGGCCTCCGAAGACTTCGCCAAGCTGCGTGACCAGCGCGAGCTGTTCCCGTTCGCCCTGACCGGCCCGGAGCTGGACACCTACGTGAAGAAACAGGTGGCTGACTACAAAGTACTGGCCAAAGAGTTCGGCCTGATCCAGTAA
- a CDS encoding HDOD domain-containing protein, giving the protein MNKLAEKVQQALVTAIDNDDLVLPTLPEVALNIRQAAEDPDISISHLSKMIGRDTALSARLIKVVNSPLLRATQEVTDLHTAITRLGTNYSSNLAIGLVMEQIFHARSEVVELKMREVWRRSLEVAGVSYALCRSHSQLKPDQAALGGLVHQIGVLPILTYAEDHYELLSDPVSLNHVIDSIHPLLGDKLLGGWDFPEMLAKLPGQYLDLQRDSPSLDYIDLVQVAVLYCHRGTDHPLANVPVSSLPAIKKLRVDPYSDALRAELDEARSMFY; this is encoded by the coding sequence ATGAACAAGCTGGCGGAAAAAGTCCAACAGGCTTTAGTGACGGCCATCGACAACGATGACCTGGTTCTGCCGACATTACCGGAAGTGGCCCTGAACATTCGTCAGGCCGCTGAAGACCCGGATATCAGCATCAGCCACTTGAGCAAAATGATCGGTCGCGATACCGCCCTGTCGGCGCGCCTGATCAAAGTGGTCAACAGCCCACTGCTGCGCGCGACCCAGGAAGTCACCGACCTGCACACCGCCATCACTCGGCTGGGCACCAACTACAGCAGCAACCTGGCGATCGGGCTGGTGATGGAACAAATCTTCCACGCCCGCTCCGAAGTCGTCGAACTGAAAATGCGCGAAGTGTGGCGCCGCAGCCTGGAAGTGGCGGGCGTGAGTTATGCCTTGTGCCGCAGCCACAGCCAGCTCAAGCCGGACCAGGCGGCCCTCGGCGGTCTGGTGCATCAGATTGGCGTGCTGCCGATTCTCACTTACGCCGAAGACCACTACGAGCTGCTCTCCGACCCGGTCAGCCTCAACCATGTAATCGACAGCATCCACCCGTTGCTGGGAGACAAACTGCTGGGTGGCTGGGACTTCCCGGAAATGCTGGCGAAACTGCCAGGGCAATACCTGGACCTGCAGCGCGACTCTCCGAGCCTGGACTACATCGACCTGGTGCAGGTTGCCGTACTGTATTGCCATCGTGGTACTGACCACCCGCTGGCGAATGTGCCGGTTTCCAGCCTGCCGGCGATCAAGAAATTACGGGTCGACCCTTACAGCGATGCCCTGCGTGCCGAACTGGATGAAGCGCGCTCGATGTTTTACTGA
- a CDS encoding OprD family porin gives MLSTQPQACPPVRFSRLAQTGFASATAVAGFSPLSQAAFFEDSSATLETRNMYFNRDFRDGTSAQQSKRDEWAQGFMLNLQSGYTDGTVGFGVDALGMLGVKLDSSPDRTGTGLLPTHDDGRAANEYSKLGLTGKVKISATELKVGSLIPELPILKPNDGRILPQTFNGGLLTSKEFKNLVFTGGRLDKAKDRDDTNYEDITLNNRNSRFVSGATGKHFNFGGVDYKFADKVTGSYHFAQLDDVYRQHFLGLVASRPMGPGTFGTDLRLAISDDAGAAHGGKIDNKSLNGLFSYALNGHKLSAGYQHMSGDSAFPYVDGSDPYLVNFVQINDFAGAQERSWQARYDYDFAKLGIPGLSFMSRYLSGDNIKLRNGETGKEWERNSEIRYIVQSGTFKDVALRLRNATYRSNYSARDADEVRVLVSYSIALW, from the coding sequence ATGCTGTCGACACAGCCCCAGGCTTGCCCGCCTGTTCGTTTTTCTCGCCTTGCCCAGACCGGCTTTGCCAGTGCCACTGCCGTTGCCGGCTTTTCGCCGCTTAGCCAGGCTGCCTTCTTCGAAGACAGCAGTGCCACCCTTGAAACCCGCAACATGTACTTCAACCGCGACTTTCGCGACGGCACCAGTGCGCAGCAATCCAAGCGTGACGAATGGGCCCAGGGGTTCATGCTCAACCTGCAATCGGGCTACACCGACGGTACCGTCGGCTTTGGCGTGGATGCGCTGGGCATGCTCGGGGTCAAGCTCGACTCCAGCCCCGACCGCACCGGCACCGGCCTGTTGCCGACCCACGACGACGGCCGCGCTGCCAATGAGTACTCCAAGCTGGGCCTGACCGGCAAAGTGAAGATCTCCGCCACTGAGCTGAAAGTCGGCTCACTGATCCCCGAGCTGCCGATTCTCAAGCCCAACGACGGGCGCATCCTGCCGCAGACCTTCAACGGCGGCCTGCTGACTTCCAAAGAATTCAAGAATCTGGTGTTCACCGGAGGCCGCCTGGATAAAGCCAAAGACCGCGACGACACCAACTACGAAGACATTACCCTTAACAACCGCAACAGCCGCTTCGTCAGCGGCGCCACCGGCAAGCACTTCAATTTCGGCGGCGTGGACTACAAGTTCGCCGACAAGGTCACCGGCAGCTACCACTTCGCCCAGCTCGACGACGTCTACCGCCAGCACTTCCTCGGCCTTGTGGCCTCGCGCCCAATGGGCCCCGGCACCTTCGGCACCGACCTGCGCCTGGCTATCAGTGATGACGCAGGCGCAGCCCATGGCGGCAAGATCGACAACAAATCCCTCAACGGCCTCTTCAGCTATGCCCTCAACGGCCATAAGCTCAGCGCCGGTTACCAGCACATGTCCGGTGACAGCGCCTTTCCCTATGTGGATGGCAGCGATCCGTACCTGGTCAACTTCGTGCAGATCAACGACTTTGCCGGCGCGCAAGAGCGCTCATGGCAGGCGCGCTACGACTACGACTTCGCCAAGCTGGGGATTCCCGGCCTGAGCTTCATGAGCCGTTACCTGTCGGGTGACAACATCAAGCTCAGGAACGGCGAGACCGGCAAGGAGTGGGAACGCAACAGCGAGATCCGCTACATCGTGCAAAGCGGCACGTTCAAGGACGTTGCCCTGCGCCTGCGTAATGCCACGTACCGGTCCAACTATTCGGCGCGTGATGCGGATGAAGTGCGCGTGCTGGTCAGTTACAGCATCGCACTTTGGTAA